From Zea mays cultivar B73 chromosome 3, Zm-B73-REFERENCE-NAM-5.0, whole genome shotgun sequence:
TTTTAAGAGAGTTACATACGTGTCAGCCAGCAGAGGACCAGCGAGTTTCTCAGGTTGCTCTGTCAGCAAATGAGTAATGAATATCATCTCTGACGTGCAATGAGCAAAATATACAGATTTGCTTGTTGCACTCTCGTTTGTTAAAGCTGCCACCATTCCTGAAACATAAAGAGAATTAGAGAAATATGATAAAACTGGTActcgcgaaagggcctctagctgagttggttaggtggtctgagtagcactcctcaggtcctgagttcgactccccgtgggagcgaatttccaggctgtggttaaaaaaatcctctCGTCTGTTCCACGCCAAAGCATAGGTCTAAGGCTCAGCCCtggtcgtggtcgttctcacatgagcttcgatgccgctgtgtatgtgtggggcaggggttcgggggttttcttgacctgtgtgagaaggtcttaTTCTTAATACAATAcccgggggctgtcttaccccccgcAGGTCAAGTTTTTTTTATAAAACTGGTACTCACAGAAAATGTAGTAAAACAAAGTAGAAGAAACTATCCTATTTGTGCCCCTTGCCATTTTATGACCAAAACAACGTTAGAATGGAAACTATTCAAAAAGTAAGCAGCAAGTATTTGACCCGACATCGGATTTCCAAATTGATTGTTTCTTTTCTTAAAATTCTAAAAAGCCCTTCTGATTTTAGTGTACTCCGATCCACCCATACTCTATTCAGGCAAAGAGAGTCAGTGACAGCCCAATGGACGACCATTAAGGGATCAACTAAAACTTAAGCAAAGAAAAACATTTACATGTTTGTTATGTTTTCTTCAACATCAAGTAGTAGGATGCCTATTGTACAATAATATTGTCAGTTAAAAAAAGACAGAAGTTAGTATTACCAGCACCGATTGCATAGACATTCTTCAGGCCACCCATCACCTCATGGGTGACAAGATCACTGTTGTCCCAGACAATGAAATGTGGCTGCCTCAAAAACTTAGCAAGAGGCTTCCTCCACTTGTTGGATCCACAGATTCGAGCGTTTGCATATTCTTTGTTATAAATTTCCGAGGCGATGTTTGGTCCTCCAAGATAGAGTATATTTTCAGTTGGAACTCCAGCTGCAATGCATTCCTTAAAAATCAGTCTGTACTGCTGATCTCAAATAAGCAGGCCAAGCATTAAGCAGAAAAAAACTGTTTATACGTTTCAACCAGATGCATTTCAAGAACAAGGCCATTCCTTCCATCAGGGCATTGAAGATAAGCACCATGTCATGAGCATCAGGGGCGGATCTAGGAGGGGGCTGCCGGGGCTGCAGCCCCGGTCGCCCCTATGACACCTATTAATACATATTTCATCTATCTTAAAATAGTAGTCATCGTTTTAGAGAATTAGTAGGTTTATATAATTTTTGAGTGATGcatgtgttttatatatgtgtttagattcatcatcattcatttgaatatagacataaaaatcaagagctaaaaggACAACTATTTTGGAACGTAAGAGTATATTATAACATAAATGCAGACTATAATGGTTAACTAAGATAGGCAACAACCTTCTTTCTGATCGTGTCATTCAACACATATATTTGGCCTCCATCCGTGCCACCAGCACGCAAGGTGGTAGCGCGCGCATCCACGCTGGACCCGTCCATGCTTCAGCAGTGCAAATCCACACCACCACACAGGACACAGTCATGAGCTAGCGCGCACGGCCAATGCACATCTAACAATTAGCAGCGCGCATGTGCGCAACGCAAGAGGCAGGCTACAAGCTAGAGGGACAGGGGAGCAATGTCCTGTCTAATACTTCCCTAATTCTATAGGACATGTTAGTTTTTTAGCTAATTCTCATGTAAATAGTGCAAAAAATGCTTCTAACAGCCTCCCTAATCTAATTTGGTCCCCCTAATTTTGGATCCTGGCTTCGCCCCTGCTGCAAGCAGCACCATGGCAGGCCTGCTGCAGCACGCTAGTACATCAGGCCTGCGAGAACGTCGTCGTGGTACTCACCCCCAAAATGGCCGCTGGTGGCTCTTCCAAACATGCTTTAACTTATAGCCCCTCCTTTGATCCAATCCTGGATCCGCCACTGATGAGCATGCCATAAATTTACATCTTTGGTGTGTTTCACTTCCAGTATACATAAAACATATGGTAAATAGAGAATTGGAATAGACAGCTAAACACATGAATCGGAATTCAGTGCAGTCTTCAAATGGAAGGGGAAATTGATACTATTATGGAGCGAACGGATTGTTGGTGAATGCATATCCACAAACTAACTGTGTTCAGCAGCTAATGGCATTAATTGTGCAAATTACTATCTAGTTATATTATAACAGACAAGCAATAGATGGGCTCATGCTGTCTCTTATAAATGGACAATGTGGCAGGTAACATACTGGAATTGTTAGCTTGGACTATAGACATCAGGTTCGTTTGTCAgagatcttgcaaaacacaaatgAGCTTTCCACATGATAGATTTGTTGTAAACTGATCGAGAATTCTACTAttgagggggtgtttgaatgcattaGAGTTAattgttagttggctaaaaaattgctagtggaattagctagctaactattagctaattgctaaaagtagctaatagttAATCTATTAGCTAGACTGTTTGAATATCTTTAGCTAATTTTAGTagataactattagctctagtgcattcaaacatgaTCTTAATCATGACCTTGATCAAGCAGCTTATCATGCATGCCACGAATCATAATATTTTTCTTGCAACCAATACCATTCAGCTTCCTCAAGGAAACTTGTGGTGATTGAGTTTAAAATACGCAGGCAGAGACAAGAGAGATTCTTACTTGCAGAGCTAATCATTTGAGTAGGTGTAATGATACGAGGTATTGGATCCAACGAGGCCTCAATTCCCTTGGCGAGGGAAATTATCACCGGGACACTAATCCTCTCCTTCCAATACTCGCTGATCTCATCAAACACCTCCCTCGTCTCGGTGGACGGCACCCCATTCACGACGATGTCGGCATCCCAGACGGCCTCCTGCAGGTTAGTGACGACCTTGAGAGGGCAGAGCGGCGTCTCGATCATGTTCAGGCAGAAGCCGTCCTTGAGTATCTCGTCGGCATACAGCGTGCGGTCTCCGAGCCGCGCCTCGACGTACTTGAGGTAGGCGCAGCGGCGGATGAGGCGCCTGAGCACGTCCTCCCTGGAGTTGATCACCTCGAACAGGTGCTCCGCGGTGGAGCGGTCCACCGTCCGGCCCGGGCGACGCCAGATCCTTATCTGCACCTTGTCCCGGAAATGGCCGTACGCGTCCTGTAGTAGCGCGGCGAAGACGCTGCCCCACGCGCCGGCGCCGACGCTGACGATCTTGAGAAGGTCCCCCTCCGACTTGCCGAGCAGCCGGCGCAGCTCGTCCAGCCGCTCCTCCGTGGCCGTGCCATTGCCGCCGTGGACCGATCCATTGACGTGCACGCTCCCAACCATTTCCCGAGCTCAGGAGTCAGTGCAGCGGGAACGGTTCAGCTCACAGGCGCGCCCCCCCTCAGCCTCAGGCAGTAAATTAATCGAGCACCTTGAGCGCGAGCGCGAGGTATTCCCACCCTCCCAGAGCGCGATTCCTGCGTCATCGAACGACCCCGCCGCGCGCGAGACCGCTCCGACCGCCGCTCACCAACCGCGGACCTAACGCAACGCCCTCCGATCCTCGCCTCAGAAAACTCCGAGAGCTGGTCATCCACCGCCACCTACAATTCAAGCACAGGACAGGACGGAATCAAGCGCGGCACGGCACCGATGTGTAGCAGGGCCGCAGGGATGAATAAGTAAGGAGATGACGAGCGCCGGCGGTGGCAAAGCAAGCGGCCGCCTTTACGTCGCCACCCACCTCCAGCTCAAGGACCCCGGGGGCGGAGCTGGCCGGCAGCCAGCACTGGAGTGAGAAGGAGGGGCGCGGGGTGGGTGGCGGATGGGGATGAGGATGGACGGACGCAACGGCCCGGCCGGCGCTGTATTGGAAGCAAGTGCCCGATCGGCGTGAATAAAAGTAgatgggggcgggggcggcccggAGGTGGGTGGAGGCGTTAATGGGCATGGATGGCGCCAACCATGCAGTGCCCGCCATTAATGAGCAAGCGAGCGAGGGCCGGGAGTGCCGTAGTGGAGTGGGGGAGGAGGATGAGAGGGCCGGGACAAGACAAGACAAGCATCTGCTTCAGTGCTTCGCTCGCAGCTTCCCGAACTGGTTATTGACGAAGATGGATTTTTGAGTGATGAAGCGAACTGCTGCGATCGACACCGATGCGCCAGCGACGACGACAGAGATGGGGGATGAGTACTCGATGGGGAGGGATATGGGGGATGCTATCACGAAACAGGCAACAGATCGAGTTGATCGCTGTCTTCGTTGACACTGGCACATACGTGCACATGCAGGACTGGGACAGGCGAGCAACATCCGCAAGTATCGCTGTCCACGATTTTCCGCGAGCCTGTATGGTCGCAACTCGAACGGCCTACTGTTATGCTCAGAGATCAGAAGTGGAAGAAGAATCAGAGATTAGAGAAGAACAGTGAACAGGAGGCAGAAGGCGACGGATGTTATTGCGTATGAGTTTGTTTAAGTTTTGCATGCCTCTTCAGAAACCACAGACTAGGTATTATACCGTCACATGGGCTGGCCCTGAATTACAAGAGACTAGGATTACACAGCCCATTCTGGGCTCATCACACAAACGTTGGTGCGTCGAGTGCGTTTGCCGCCGAGTGCTGCCTGTTCCACTTCCGTCTCTTCCACAGCCTCCTCCTCCACAGAGGTGCTGACAGTCCCCTCTCCTTTGGAAGCGGCTTGTCCCCAAGCCGGCGCGTTCGGAAACGCAGCTTTCAGGGCCTCAGCGTCCTCCCATATCGCTAAGGCGGGATCCCAACCtgaccacaccactttgatttgtGGAATCAGAGCTCCTCCTCGCTGAATAATGCGGTGAGCCAGAACCTGGACAGGCACTTGAAAACTAGGATTAGCATCAGGTAACTGAGGAACCACTGAATGCTGACGGCCGATTGAAGCTTTTAGTTGGGAAACATGAAATATTGGATGTATAGAAGAGGTCTCCGGTAACTGAAGCTTGTACGCCACGGTGCCCACCCGTTGCAGCACTGTGTAAGGGCCGAAGAATCGAAATGCGAGCTTTTGATTCGAGCGAACTGCCACAGATGATTGAATATAGGGTTGAAGTTTGAGGTAAACTAGGGTTGAAGTTTGAGGTAAACCTGATCGCCCACCTGGAATGATCGCTCCGAACGTTTCTTGTCAGCCTGTTTTTTCATGCGGGACTGAGCTCGAGTCAAATGCTGGTGAATCAACTTGGATATGATTTCTCTGTCCGTCAACCACTGTCTGAGGTCCTCCACTGCGACGGACGAGACTGAATCAATACCAAAATGGCGAGCTGCATGACCATATAGAACCTCAAAGGGTGAACGCCCAATTGCCGAATGGTAGTTGGTGTTATACCAAAATTCCGCGACTGACAGCCAGTGACAGCATTTCTTGGGACAAGCATGGACAAAACACCTGAGATAAGTTTCAATACATTGGTTTACTcgctcagtttgaccatcagactGGGGATGGTAAGCCGAGCTCATGCAAAGCTGTGTTCTAGTCAATGTAAACAGCTGCTGCCAGAATTGACTTGTGAAGATTCGATCTCGATCCGACACAATACTTGCTGGCATACCGTGAAGCTTATAAATATTGTCCAAGAAAACCTTGGCCACCCCCGCGGCTGTGAATGGATGAGCAAGGGCCAGAAAATGACTATATTTTGAGAAACGGTCGACCACCACTAGAATGCAGTTCCAGGATCCCGATTTCGGTAGGCCTTCTATGAAATCCATAGAAATTGAATGCCAGGCGTGCGGTGGAATGGGTAGAGGAGCAAGCAGACCTGGGTATTTAGCACGATCCGGCTTCGCTTGCTGGCATATGGGACATGACTGCACAAACTGGTGAACTGTCTTCTTCATGCCCTTCCATGAAAATAATTGCTTCACTCGTCGATAAGTGACAGGCACACCCGAGTGACCCCCCAAAGCTGAGTCGTGGAAGGCGGCGATGACCTTTTGTTGTAACACCTCATTCTTGCCTAACCATAGACGTCCCTTATGTCGAATCAAGCCATCTTTAAGAGTGTATGTTGCAGCTAGTGCCGACGGATCAAGGGCCAACTGCGATAACAAACTCTGTGCCTGCTGGTCATGTTGATAACCCTCCACGATTTCCTGAACCCAAGTTGGCGTACAGTGAGAAATATGCAGCAATTGGTCCGGCTGATGTGAGTACCTGGACAGTGCGTCTGCGGCAGCGTTGTCACACCCTTTTTTGTAAACAATCTTGTATTGAAGGCCGGCCAGCTTGGTGTATACCTTTTGTTGCCAAACAGTGTGGAGACGTTGTTCGTTTAACTGAGCCAAGCTTTGGTGATCCGTATAAATATGGAATTCTGCCAACTGAAGGTATGAGCGCCACTGTGCTATAGCAATCACAATTGCAAGATATTCCTTCTCGTATGTCGACAAGCCTTGGTTTTTGGGACCCAGAGCCTTGCTCAAGAACGCCAACGGGTGCCCCTTTTGCATCAGGACCGCACCTACGCCTGTACTGCAGGCATCTGTATAAATGCAGAATGGTTGGTTGAAGTCTGGAAGAGCCAGCACTGGAGCAGATATTAAAGCCTGCATGAGGGTCTCAAATGCTGACTGATGATCTGATGTCCAAACGAACAGGGAATTTTTCTTGAGTAAGTCCGTCAGAGGTTTGGCGATGATGCTGAAATGTCGTACGAATTTACGGTAAAAACCAGCCAAACCGAGAAAACTGCGTAGCTCCTTAGTATTTGTTGGGGCTGACCACTGCTGAATAATTTGCAACTTAGCTGGGTCAGTCGCCACACCGTGAGCACTGATTATATGACCGAGATAAGCAATAGTGGTCTGGGCAAAAGCACATTTGGACAACTTGATCTTCCAGTGATCTTGCTTCAACAAAGTGAGGACCTCGGATAAATGTTGCAAGTGGGACTCAAATGTAGGACTGTAAATAAGTATGTCATCGAAGAACACGAGGGCACAACGACGCAATACTGGTGCCAGTGTATCATTCATGGCACCCAGAAAAGTGTTGGGAGCTCCAGTCAAGCCAAAAGCCATTACTCGAAACTCGAAATGACCCAAATGTGTTTGGAAGGCCGTCTTTGGTTCTTCTCCTGGTACTAGAcagatttgatggtaacccgcttTCAGATCAAGCTTGCTAAACCATTGTGCAGAGGACAGTTCATCCATCAGCTGATCAAAGATTGGAACAGGATACGAGCTCTTCACTGTTATAGCGTTGAGATAGCGGTAATCAATACAGAAGCGCCACGTTTGATCTTTCTTCTTGACCAGCAATACTGGCGATGCAAACAGACTGTGGCTCTTTTGGATGACTCCCTGCGACAGCATGTCACGTACTTGTGTCTCTATTTCATCCTTGAGAGCCGGTGGATAACGATAGGGCTTGACATTGAAAGGGTGAGCACCAGGGACCAATGGAATAGCATGGTCACACTGTCGGCTGGGAGGTAAACCCACAGGATCAGCAAACACATCTGAAAATTGTTGAAGAACCGCTTGAACCTTGGGATGTACCTCCAACTGAGACTCTTCTTGAACTGAATTGAGCTGTATCTCAGCTGATAGCAGCAACTGCACCACAGAACCAGAAGGAAAAGATGACTGAAGTCCTTGTAAGCACACTGACGATCCATTGTATGGAATTACCAACCACTTGTTTGCCCAATCGACATGCATAGGACTAAACCGTTGCAACCAGTCCATGCCCACCACTAAATCCAAAGCTGGTAACGGCAAAAAACGAAGATCAGCTGTAAACCAATAACCAGCCATAGACCACTGTGCTGCAGGAATATAATATTGAGAAGAAAGAGTCTGCCCGTTGGCCACCTGAACTGAGAACGGCTGAGCAAGTTCCTGGACACCAGCTAGCAGTGGTCGAAGACGATCAAAGAGGAACGAGTGTGACGATCCCGAATCAATAAGAATAACCAGGTCCTGTTGCTGAATCGTTCCAGATAATCTCATCGTCACCAATCTGTTACTGCCCTCCCAGGCTGCTGAAGATAGTGATAACGCCATAACCACTTGTTCAGACTGCTCACAGGTTCTGTATTCTCCTGGTCATCCAAAGTAAGAAGATCCCATACCTCTTCAATAGCATGGAGCTGAACTGTGGTTGCACATTTGTGACCTGGAGTCCACTTTTCTGCGCATCGGTCACATAACCCACGGGCACGGCGATAGCTCTTCAGAGTCGCTACTCTGTCCATTGGCGAAGTGTGACGGGTTGAGTCAACAATAAGCTTCTCCGTTGGTTGCCCCTGGTTACCAACACGCTCCACCTTGGTGATCTCAGACGCCGTCGCCTGCGGCCAAGCCTTCCGGTGGATGAAAGGCTCAGCACGCCGGCGTCGTGTGGGCTCCAACGCTTCTTCCTGCACGAGAGCAAGCGCACAAGCAGCATCGAGGCTTTGGGGACGTTGTACCATGACAACTGACTTGATATCATACTTAAGACCATCAACAAATCGCATAGTATAATACAAAGGATCTGTTCTAGACTCATAAGCACCCAATTCATCTACCAGCGACGCAAACTGTTCGACGTAATCTGACACAGATCCAGACTGACTAATATGAAATAACTGTCTGATCAGTGTCTCATGCTGCTCG
This genomic window contains:
- the LOC100273469 gene encoding Glycerol-3-phosphate dehydrogenase [NAD(+)] GPDHC1 cytosolic produces the protein MVGSVHVNGSVHGGNGTATEERLDELRRLLGKSEGDLLKIVSVGAGAWGSVFAALLQDAYGHFRDKVQIRIWRRPGRTVDRSTAEHLFEVINSREDVLRRLIRRCAYLKYVEARLGDRTLYADEILKDGFCLNMIETPLCPLKVVTNLQEAVWDADIVVNGVPSTETREVFDEISEYWKERISVPVIISLAKGIEASLDPIPRIITPTQMISSATGVPTENILYLGGPNIASEIYNKEYANARICGSNKWRKPLAKFLRQPHFIVWDNSDLVTHEVMGGLKNVYAIGAGMVAALTNESATSKSVYFAHCTSEMIFITHLLTEQPEKLAGPLLADTYVTLLKGRNAWYGQMLAKGELSPDMGDSIKGKGMIQGISAVGAFFELLSQPSLSVQHPEENKQVAPAELCPILKRLYRILIKRELPARDILQALRDETMNDPRERIEMAQSHAFYRPSLLGKP